The DNA window ATATTAGCATTTTTATTATTGGTTGTCAACATTTTTTTATTCATCCTATTCCGCAACGTTTTTCCGTCGCGGCAGCGATTTAAAATATATCATCGTTCGACATAGAAGTCAATAGCTTTTTTTACTTTTCGCGATAGACAGCCCGTCTTTGCTGAACTGCCTCATTTTCTCCAACCATTCCACGTTCATAAAAAATGTAGAGAAAACCGTTGTATCAAGACAATTCAATCCTCGTTACGCAAGCCCCCATTCAAGCGTTAGCTAGGTGGAGGTCGTTGACGCCCAGCCGAAAGTGACATGCTCCCCTGCCCGCACTGGCGCTCAGAGACAGGGCTTGTCGGGTCATCCCGCCTCATGGCCAAAAGTTGGCCGAGCGCCCCGAGCTGACAACACCTCTCCGTTTTTGTCTCGTTTGAAAGTGGGGAGCATCTTTCAAAATTAGGTTAAACAGAGGCTAGATGGGAGAGGTTTATCAGATTTTCCCTTCCTGCAAAATATAATAGCGTTCAAACATCCTGTTCCCTTTTGTCGGCACCTCCACCGCAGTTAACACTTTTCTTTCTACTAAATATTCGAGCATGATGGCAAGGTCGACCGAATAAGGCGCAAACTGCGGATGGCGGGTCATTTCCTCAATGCTCCACGCCCCACTCTTTTCCTTCAACACCTCGCATAAGTGAGAAGAGCCTGGCACTACAAAAGAATGGATTAAAAATTCGCTCGCCAGCAACAGAAGCTCAAGCCGTTTTGGAAGCGGCTCCTCGCTCCCGACTAACTCCTCATACAACTTATAAATTTGTCCATCCATTTGCTTTACTTGATTCCATACCGTCACTTCCGGATAAAGGCCATGCTCGATCACTGTGAGCCGCGCTAAATGGTGCAAGGCGTGCATCATATGGTTGTATGAATCAAGCCAGTGTCGGGCGGTAAACAGCGCCTTGCCATCGGTATAGCGGCGAATCAGTTTGGCAAATTCCAGCCCCATTTTCAGCCGCCGTTCCTTAGGGGGAAATTGCTCAAGGCGCTGGCGCAGCTGCCAAACATAGTCGTTGCGGTCAAATACGATTTTTCCATTGAATACCCAGTCGATCGCCTTTCGATGCGACCCAAGAACAAACCATTCGTTTAATTTTCGCTCATTCACCGCATAAAGCGCCGCCTTCTCACCGCTAACTGAGTAATGTTTCAAATACAAAGGCTCACTTTGCAAATCGACAATGACGAGCAACACCACATCGAACGTATCGGTCACCGTCGCATGTCCCGCCGTTTTTTCAATGAGTAAAATTCCCCGTGTATTGTAACGGCTTGCCCATTCCTGATAAATGGGACGCAGCAATTCTTCCATAAATGATTCCCGTTACAGAAAGTCGGTAAGGTTGCGGCATCCAGCAAACTCTCCCTTTATAAAACCGAGCAGAAGAACATATTCTTTTTCGTTTTTGGCGCCGGCAGTTTTTCTGTAACGGCTTCCTCCCTTCCAGCGTCGTCGATGATTCAAACCTTGTTTTTATACAGATGACGAAAATGTTGCTAGCGTCCGTTGATGCTGTCATGATATGCATCCCGCAACGTATGTCCTGCTGCCATCATTCGCTGCTTGACCAAGGCGGGGAGCTTGTTGCTGTCGTTCGTTATTCGACAAAAGACGGGAAATTCCTCTCTTCTGAGTAAAAAACGCCTGTCAATTTTGTTGATTTCTCCTTCCCGATCGTCCCCTGTTTTATGGTATAGTGGTGTATGTAGGAGGGACGACGATGGGTATTAAATATTCGAGCAAAATCAACAAAATTCGCACGTTTGCTTTAAGCTTGATTTTTGTCGGCGTCATCGTCATGTATCTCGGGCTGTTTTTCCGCACGTCCCCGATCATCATGACGCTGTTTATGGTGTTTGGACTTTTATTCCTTGTCGCGAGCGGCATTGTGTACTTTTGGATCGGTACGCTCTCAACGAGAGCGGTCCAAGTCGTCTGTCCGTCATGCGGCAAGGTGACGAAAATGCTCGGCCGCGTTGACTTATGTATGTTTTGCCGCGAGCCGCTGACGCTGGATCGCGAGCTCGAAGGGAAAGAATTCGATGAGAAATACAACAAAAAAAGAAAAAGCTGATAGCCCTTTTCGTGCTATCAGCTTTTTTAATGCGTCCGCCCCCTGCCCTTCTGACAGTCAGGGCATACTCCGTACACTTCCATGCGATGATGATCGACTTTAAATCCAGTAACGTGAGCGGCAAGCTGCTCGACTTCATCGAGCGCTGGATAGTGGAAATCCACGATTTTGCCGCATTCTTCACAAATGACATGATAATGGTTGGATGTGACAAAATCGAACCGGCTTGAGGAGTCACCGTATGTCAGCTCTTTGACAAGCCCGATTTCTTTAAAGACGCGCAAGTTGTTGTAGACGGTAGCGACGCTCATATTCGGAAATTTCCCTTCCAGCGCTTTATATATTTCATCAGCCGTCGGATGGGACATCGAGCTGATCAAATACTCCAGTATCGCATGACGCTGCGGCGTAATGCGTATGCCCGTCTTTTTCAGCATGTCCAGCGCTTCCTTCAGTTGCTCGTTGGCAGACACCGTCATGCACCTCACTCTCTGCAGAAGATGAAAAAAATTATCATTTTATAATATTTATAATTAGTCTACAAGGAATGTATGCCTTTTGTCAATATAGATACCATTAATATATGGGCTTGGGCATCTTTTTAACAAAAAAAAGGGGCGGAAATCTTTCCCGCCCGCCACATTTCATTCATTTGAGGAGGTTACTATGTATCATACGCAACATAACTGATGTTGCTTGGACGCTTACCTAGATGAGACCAATCGGGCCACCTCCGCGAGCGCCTCATCGACGTGCCCCTTTACTTTCACCCCGCGCCATTCCTTTGCCAATGTTCCATCGGGGGCGATAATGAACGTCGAGCGCTCAATACCCATGTATTCCTTGCCAAAATTCCGCTTTTTCTTCCAAACCCCGTACAGTTCCGCTGCGTGATGCTGTTCATCGGAAAGAAGCAAAAACGGCAGCTGATATTTCTCAATAAACGTTTCATGCCGCTTGACTGGGTCTGTACTCACCCCTAAGATGACGGCATTCAATCCGGCAAATTGCTCATGGCGGTCGCGAAAATCGCATGCCTCGGCCGTGCACCCGGGCGTCATGTCTTTTGGATAAAAATAAAGCACGACATATTGACCCCGGAAATCTGAAAGTGAAACCATTTTCCCGTTGCTTGCCGGCAAGGTAAAATCTGGGGCTGGCTGGCCAATGGCTGTCGTCATGGCGTTCCCTCCGTCTTCTTCGTTTTCTTTTAGCGTAGCGAAGACGGAGGGAAATTGCAACTGTTAGCGGCGATCCCAGTCAAATACAGTGCGCGTCACGATGACCGCTGGCATAATGTAACCGAGAAGCGCCTCAGCGATCGCGATCCACCGTCCGATGCCGATCGGGGTCACATCCCCGTATCCGACCGACAAGAGCGTCATGCCGCTTAAGTACAAGCTATCCTCAAGCAAAGCCAAACGGTTCCCTGCCATATTGTTTGAGGACGGGGTAAACACCGCATGGCCTTTCGCCTGCAAAATCATATAAATCATAGCAAAGCCGAGCAGCATCGTTATATACCACTGAACGAGCACCCACAGGCTGTCGAGCGAGAGGCGGTGCGTCGCTTGAACGCGCGCTGTCCAAAGCGAGGTGATGCTGCCAAGCAGTATGGCAGTAACCACTCCGAGGAAGGCGTAATCCATCGCGTTCCCTCCATCTTTGTCCGTTGTTTATATATACGTGGCCGAACGGACAATTATGACGGAGTGAACTGCCGCAATCTCGATAAGGCTTGAAACAGCGGACGCCGTCGGACTGTGCCACCTGCTAGGCTACCCGTGCAGCAGGATGGAGCCCTTCCCCGTTTTTGTGAGAGGTCAGCTCCTCACTGCGCAAAGGAACGGGCCAACACACCTTTCAGCGTCTCTGCGCTATGACGAAACCATTTTTGCTCGTTATCGTCCAGCTCAATTTCAATCACCTCGCGGATGCCATTACGGTTGATGACCGCCGGTACGCCGATATAGACGTCGCGTTCACCATATGAGCCGTCCAAATAAGCCGAGACGGTCAAAATGGCATTCTCGTTATGCAAAATGGCGCGCGTCACGCGGGCGAGCCCCATGGCGATGCCGTAGTATGTCGCTCCTTTTTTCTCGATAATTTGATAGGCAGCGTCGCGAACGTTGACAAAAATGCGCTCCAAATCCTCCCTTGCCTGTTCTCCTTTCGATTCGATCCACTTGCGGATCGGCACGCCGCCGATGTCAGCCTGGCTCCAGACCGGAAGCTCGGTATCGCCGTGTTCACCAATAATGTAGGCGTGGACATTCGTTGGGGTGATGGCGAAATACTCGCCTAATAAAAAGCGGAATCGCGCCGTATCTAAAATCGTCCCCGAACCGATCACCCGATGAGGAGGCAGTCCGCTGAATTTCCATGTCGCATAAGTCAAGATGTCGACCGGGTTCGTAGCGACAAGAAACAGCCCTTGAAACCCGGACGCCATAACCGATTCAACGATTGAGCGGAAAATGGCGATATTTTTATCCACTAGATCAAGCCGCGTCTCGCCTGGTTTTTGATTGGCGCCGGCGCAAATGACAACCAAATCGGCGTCGCGGCAGTCGCGGTAATCGCCGTGCCAAATGCTCGCCGGCTTCGGCGCAAACACTTTCCCATGGTTGAAGTCCATCGCATCGCCCTCAGCCTTGTTTTCATTTGCATCGATGAGCACAATCTCATCAGCAATCCCTTGATTCATTAAGGCAAATGCATAACTGGCACCGACAAACCCGGTGCCGACGACCGCCACTCGATTTCCTCCCCCGTTTTTCATCGCTGTTCTCCCCCTTCATATTTGTGAATAGATTCACAAGTTATTTTATCCCATAAAGCAGAGACTATGCATAAACGATTATGGCGGTTGTTTGGCCGTTGTTTGTCATTTTTATGACAGCCTCCGTTAAGCAAAAAAACGGACGGGGCAGTCAACTCCCCGTCCCGCGATACCGCCTCACCCCAGCATTCCAAAGCATGACGGCGATGGCAAAAAACAAGGCGCCGACTACTGGAGTGAAAAATGCGTAGCCATACCATTCTTCCTTGCGAAGAAAATACGAAGCCGGATAGACGCCAACAAAGGCAAACGGAAGCAGCCACGTTAAAATATAGCGAATAACTCGGTGATAAATATCAATCGGATAGCGGCCATAGCTGCTGATGTTGTACATCATCGGCATGATCGAGGTGCGGGCATCAGCAAAAAAACTAATGGTCGCCAGCGAAATGAAAATGCCGGCATAAATGAACGCGCCGCCGATCACCAATAAAACAAAGATAAAGAGATCATACCAATGAAACGTAAGCGACAGACGGACGCCAGCGTACGCCATAATGATCAACCCCGGTATGGCCCCGAGCAACGATTCGAGCTCCATCCGCTCGAGAATGATCTGAAATAGGCTGTGCACCGGACGCGTCAACACGCGATCCATTTCCCCCTGCACAATATATCGTTCATTAAAATCCCAAAGGTTAAAAAAGGCGCCAAATACGGCATACGGAACAAGAAAAAAACCGTAAATAAACAAAATCTCATCGCGCGTCCAACCGTGAAGGAGCGGCGTATGACCAAAAACAACGAGCAAAAACACGAGATTGACCGCCTGAGCCATGAAATCGGACAGCCATTCAATGAACAAATCGGCGCGGTATTGCAGTTTTGTTTTCATATATTGGGCCACGTATTGAAAAAAGACCGATAGATAAAACAATCGTTTACCCCCCTTGCACAACGAGACGTTTTTTCGCCATCCGCCATAACAACCCGATCGGCAAAAGCAACAGCGCGCACCATGCTGCCTGCATGAGCAGGCCGTCGCGAACGGCGACGCCTTGGAAGCTTTCCGTAATAATCATGCTCGGGATATAGCTGATCGCCTGAAACGGAAAATAGTGCATCAGTCGTTGCGCCCAATCGGGGTAAAAGGAAATGGGCAAGATGAGCCCGGAAAACAAATCAATGATAAACCGCTTCGCCCTAAGCACCCCTTCGTTGCGGAATGTAAAAAACGTCACAACCCCCGCGAGCAAGTTCAGCTCTGAATAAATGATAAAGCTAAGCAAAAGCGATAAACTAAACGACAGCCATGTATGGGCGTTTTCCGGAAACTGAAGCGGCAAAAAAAGCGATACGACCAAAAGCCCGGGCAATGATAAAAAGAACAGGCGGAACAGCCCTTCGCCGAGCCCCTGAACCGCCTTCATCCCCAAATAGCTGTACGGGCGGATCAGCTCGGTCGCCACTTTTCCGTTGCGAATTTCCATCGCGATTTCGCGGTCAATGTTGTTAAAATAAAACGCCCGTGACAGCCAAGAAATGGCCACATACGTCGTCATTTGGCCAAGCGACATCCCTTGCATCGACGGTTTGTCCCCATAAATGGCCGACCAAAGGAAGTAGTACGCCGCAATGTTAATGGCATAAATGAGAATGCCAGTATAATAGTTTGTCCGGTAGGCGAGCATCATTAAAAAGCGGATGCGGATCATTTCTGCATATTTATCCATTCACCGCACCTTCCTCATAAATATTGCGGACAATCTCTTCCGTCGACACTTCATGGATCCGGATGTCTTGCAGCGCATAGCGGGCGGCGACGCGGCTGACGACTTCCGGCACTCCTCCCGATGGAACATGCGCCACCCAGATGTTCGGCTGTTCCCCTTTTTTCCAGACAACGTCCAATCCGGCCGTCAGCTCTTGCAAGATAGAGGCGTCCTTTCCTTCGGCGAATGTAAAAGAAACCCGTTTTCCTTGCCCCCATTTTTCTTTTAACTGCTCAAGCGAACCGTCGTAAATGATTTTTCCTTCATCAAGCATAATCACCCGCTCACACAGCGCCTCGATGTCCGACATGTCATGCGTCGTCAGCAAAATCGTCGTCCCGTACCGTTCGTTCAACTGTTTCAAAAACTGACGGATGTTGAGCTTGACAAGCACATCCAAACCGATTGTCGGCTCGTCTAAAAACAGCAGCGGCGGATTGTGAATGAGCGCGGCAGCGAGCTCACAGCGCATCCGCTGCCCGAGCGATAGCTTGCGCACCGGTTTGTCCAGGAGCGGGCCGATCTCAAGCATCTCAATCACCTCACCCATATGACGATCGTATTGCTCATCCGGGACACGGTACACCTTTTTTAACAATCGGAACGACTCTTGAACGGCGATGTCCCACCATAATTGTGAGCGCTGACCGAAAACAACGCCGATCGTGCGCACAAATTTCTCCCGCTCTCTATGCGGGTTCATCCCGTTGACAACGATGCGCCCAGATGTCGGAGTTAAAATGCCTGTCAACATTTTGATCGTCGTCGACTTGCCGGCACCGTTTTCGCCGATATAGCCGACCATCTCCCCTTGCTTGACGGTAAAAGAAATGCCGTCAACGGCGCGAACTGTCATGTAACGGCGCGTCCATAAATCGCGAAACGCCCCGACGAGACCGGAGCGGCTTGTGTGCACTTTAAATTCTTTTCGCAGCTGTTCTACTTCGATGGCGTTCATTCTCTCCCTCCTGCCTCTCTCTGATGTCGACAAACAAAAGTGGACTTCCCTTTCCTTCTATGTTGCCATTATACCTAAATCGCCGTCATTTTCACCTGTTTTGTTTCTCGGATGCCGACGAGGATTGTCCCCCGCGATGACAAAACCGCTTCTTCGTTCTAGCGAGCACGATAGCCGTAGCTGACAGCACATTATGGTAAAATAAAGGAGCAGTCATCGGAAACAGGAGGATCAAACGATGCAGTGGACAAAATCGGAACAATTATATGAAGAAGCGCTTAGGCACATTGTCGGCGGGGTGAACAGCCCCTCCCGCTCGTATAAAGCAGTCGGTGGCGGCGCCCCAGTCGTCATGGAACGAGCGCAAGGGGCGTATTTCTGGGATGTAGATGGAAACCGATACATTGACTACTTGGCCGCCTACGGACCGATCATCGCCGGGCACGCCCATCCGCACATCGCAGAAGCCATCCGCCGCGCCGCCGAGACCGGTGTGTTGTACGGCACGCCGACGCCGCATGAGATTACATTCGCCAAAATGTTAAAAGAGGCGATTCCGTCGCTTGAGAAAGTGCGGTTTGTCAACTCAGGAACGGAAGCGGT is part of the Geobacillus sp. 46C-IIa genome and encodes:
- a CDS encoding nucleotidyltransferase-like protein: MEELLRPIYQEWASRYNTRGILLIEKTAGHATVTDTFDVVLLVIVDLQSEPLYLKHYSVSGEKAALYAVNERKLNEWFVLGSHRKAIDWVFNGKIVFDRNDYVWQLRQRLEQFPPKERRLKMGLEFAKLIRRYTDGKALFTARHWLDSYNHMMHALHHLARLTVIEHGLYPEVTVWNQVKQMDGQIYKLYEELVGSEEPLPKRLELLLLASEFLIHSFVVPGSSHLCEVLKEKSGAWSIEEMTRHPQFAPYSVDLAIMLEYLVERKVLTAVEVPTKGNRMFERYYILQEGKI
- a CDS encoding YgzB family protein, giving the protein MGIKYSSKINKIRTFALSLIFVGVIVMYLGLFFRTSPIIMTLFMVFGLLFLVASGIVYFWIGTLSTRAVQVVCPSCGKVTKMLGRVDLCMFCREPLTLDRELEGKEFDEKYNKKRKS
- the perR gene encoding peroxide-responsive transcriptional repressor PerR, translated to MTVSANEQLKEALDMLKKTGIRITPQRHAILEYLISSMSHPTADEIYKALEGKFPNMSVATVYNNLRVFKEIGLVKELTYGDSSSRFDFVTSNHYHVICEECGKIVDFHYPALDEVEQLAAHVTGFKVDHHRMEVYGVCPDCQKGRGRTH
- the bcp gene encoding thioredoxin-dependent thiol peroxidase, which gives rise to MTTAIGQPAPDFTLPASNGKMVSLSDFRGQYVVLYFYPKDMTPGCTAEACDFRDRHEQFAGLNAVILGVSTDPVKRHETFIEKYQLPFLLLSDEQHHAAELYGVWKKKRNFGKEYMGIERSTFIIAPDGTLAKEWRGVKVKGHVDEALAEVARLVSSR
- a CDS encoding potassium channel family protein, with the translated sequence MDYAFLGVVTAILLGSITSLWTARVQATHRLSLDSLWVLVQWYITMLLGFAMIYMILQAKGHAVFTPSSNNMAGNRLALLEDSLYLSGMTLLSVGYGDVTPIGIGRWIAIAEALLGYIMPAVIVTRTVFDWDRR
- a CDS encoding L-lactate dehydrogenase; translation: MKNGGGNRVAVVGTGFVGASYAFALMNQGIADEIVLIDANENKAEGDAMDFNHGKVFAPKPASIWHGDYRDCRDADLVVICAGANQKPGETRLDLVDKNIAIFRSIVESVMASGFQGLFLVATNPVDILTYATWKFSGLPPHRVIGSGTILDTARFRFLLGEYFAITPTNVHAYIIGEHGDTELPVWSQADIGGVPIRKWIESKGEQAREDLERIFVNVRDAAYQIIEKKGATYYGIAMGLARVTRAILHNENAILTVSAYLDGSYGERDVYIGVPAVINRNGIREVIEIELDDNEQKWFRHSAETLKGVLARSFAQ
- a CDS encoding ABC transporter permease; amino-acid sequence: MFYLSVFFQYVAQYMKTKLQYRADLFIEWLSDFMAQAVNLVFLLVVFGHTPLLHGWTRDEILFIYGFFLVPYAVFGAFFNLWDFNERYIVQGEMDRVLTRPVHSLFQIILERMELESLLGAIPGLIIMAYAGVRLSLTFHWYDLFIFVLLVIGGAFIYAGIFISLATISFFADARTSIMPMMYNISSYGRYPIDIYHRVIRYILTWLLPFAFVGVYPASYFLRKEEWYGYAFFTPVVGALFFAIAVMLWNAGVRRYRGTGS
- a CDS encoding ABC-2 family transporter protein, giving the protein MDKYAEMIRIRFLMMLAYRTNYYTGILIYAINIAAYYFLWSAIYGDKPSMQGMSLGQMTTYVAISWLSRAFYFNNIDREIAMEIRNGKVATELIRPYSYLGMKAVQGLGEGLFRLFFLSLPGLLVVSLFLPLQFPENAHTWLSFSLSLLLSFIIYSELNLLAGVVTFFTFRNEGVLRAKRFIIDLFSGLILPISFYPDWAQRLMHYFPFQAISYIPSMIITESFQGVAVRDGLLMQAAWCALLLLPIGLLWRMAKKRLVVQGG
- a CDS encoding ATP-binding cassette domain-containing protein gives rise to the protein MNAIEVEQLRKEFKVHTSRSGLVGAFRDLWTRRYMTVRAVDGISFTVKQGEMVGYIGENGAGKSTTIKMLTGILTPTSGRIVVNGMNPHREREKFVRTIGVVFGQRSQLWWDIAVQESFRLLKKVYRVPDEQYDRHMGEVIEMLEIGPLLDKPVRKLSLGQRMRCELAAALIHNPPLLFLDEPTIGLDVLVKLNIRQFLKQLNERYGTTILLTTHDMSDIEALCERVIMLDEGKIIYDGSLEQLKEKWGQGKRVSFTFAEGKDASILQELTAGLDVVWKKGEQPNIWVAHVPSGGVPEVVSRVAARYALQDIRIHEVSTEEIVRNIYEEGAVNG